Proteins from one Blattabacterium cuenoti genomic window:
- a CDS encoding 50S ribosomal protein L25: protein MKYVNLYGKKRNVGKKAVHSIRRSGKVPCILYGKNINIPFFTSLEDLKKIVLKTEVYGIIIKIEGYHKNINAVKKEIQFDPIHDTILHADFFQIDESKKIILEIPIISFGRPIGVSKGGEYYSPIKKLKVKSFPYNIPEYIKLNIDSLDIGDRITVKDLFNDKYVILHPSHTLIASVKNSRINIKGTQEQEEKEDQKGKEDQKGKEDQKGKHK from the coding sequence ATGAAATATGTAAATCTATACGGAAAAAAAAGAAATGTAGGGAAAAAAGCTGTTCATTCTATTAGAAGGTCTGGAAAAGTTCCATGTATTTTATATGGAAAAAATATTAATATTCCATTTTTTACTTCATTAGAAGATTTAAAAAAAATAGTATTAAAAACAGAGGTATATGGAATAATTATTAAAATAGAAGGATATCATAAAAATATAAATGCAGTTAAAAAAGAAATACAATTTGACCCTATTCACGATACAATATTACATGCAGATTTTTTTCAAATTGATGAATCAAAAAAAATTATATTAGAAATTCCTATAATTTCTTTTGGAAGACCTATTGGAGTTTCTAAAGGTGGAGAATATTATTCTCCAATTAAAAAATTAAAAGTGAAATCTTTTCCATATAATATACCGGAATATATAAAATTAAATATTGATTCTTTAGATATAGGAGATAGAATAACAGTTAAAGATTTATTTAACGATAAATATGTTATATTACATCCGTCTCATACACTAATAGCAAGTGTAAAAAATTCACGAATAAATATTAAAGGAACACAAGAACAAGAAGAAAAAGAAGATCAAAAAGGAAAAGAAGATCAAAAAGGAAAAGAAGATCAAAAAGGAAAACATAAATAA
- a CDS encoding nucleoside deaminase, whose translation MKIALKEAIIAFQKNEVPIGAAITYEDVIIAKAHNLTETFNNITAHAEILAINLASNYLKNKYMKKCTLYVTIEPCIMCAGALFWSQIGRVVCGALNNPKRGFLYYGIKLHPKTKFLSGIMKNKCRDLIKKFFSFKREFKKKIK comes from the coding sequence ATGAAAATAGCTTTAAAAGAAGCTATTATTGCTTTTCAAAAAAATGAAGTTCCTATAGGTGCTGCAATAACATATGAAGATGTAATTATTGCAAAAGCTCATAATTTAACTGAAACTTTTAATAATATAACAGCACACGCAGAAATATTAGCAATTAATTTAGCATCTAATTATTTAAAAAATAAATATATGAAAAAATGTACTTTATACGTAACTATTGAACCATGTATTATGTGTGCAGGAGCTTTATTTTGGTCTCAAATAGGAAGAGTAGTTTGTGGAGCTTTAAATAATCCTAAAAGAGGATTTTTATATTATGGTATAAAATTACATCCAAAAACTAAATTTTTATCTGGAATTATGAAAAATAAATGTAGAGATTTGATAAAAAAATTTTTTTCTTTTAAAAGAGAATTCAAAAAAAAAATTAAATAA
- a CDS encoding ribose-phosphate diphosphokinase, with protein sequence MNQKVLFFSTRSGLKLSENIASFYGTFLGKVRFLEFSDGEYTPFFEQSVRGSKVFLIGSTFPPVDNLMELLLMCDAARRASAHNITLVIPYFGWARQDHKDKPRTPIAAKLIANLMVASGATRVMTMDLHADQIQGFFDIPVDHLYASRIFINYIKKLNINQLIIASPDMGGAKRARSYAGYLGTDVVICYKERKKANEIEFMNLIGNVRGKNIILIDDMVDTAGTLTEAANLIKKQGAKSVRAIATHPVLSGNSYEKINKSVLKELVVTDTIPIDKIKSNNKIKVLSCASLFAEVMQSVHNDESISNKFII encoded by the coding sequence ATGAATCAAAAGGTTCTCTTCTTTTCTACAAGAAGTGGGTTAAAATTATCAGAAAATATAGCTTCTTTTTATGGAACTTTTCTTGGTAAAGTAAGATTTTTAGAATTTAGTGATGGAGAATATACTCCTTTTTTTGAACAATCAGTTCGTGGATCTAAAGTTTTTTTAATTGGTTCTACTTTTCCTCCAGTGGATAACTTAATGGAATTATTATTAATGTGTGATGCTGCTCGTAGAGCTTCTGCTCATAATATAACACTTGTTATTCCATATTTTGGATGGGCTAGACAAGACCATAAAGATAAACCAAGAACTCCTATTGCTGCAAAACTTATAGCAAATTTAATGGTTGCTTCAGGAGCAACTAGAGTTATGACCATGGATTTACATGCAGATCAAATTCAAGGTTTTTTTGATATACCTGTAGACCATTTGTATGCATCTAGAATATTCATTAATTATATAAAAAAATTAAATATCAATCAATTAATTATTGCTTCACCAGATATGGGAGGAGCAAAAAGGGCTAGAAGCTATGCTGGTTATTTAGGAACAGATGTAGTAATCTGTTATAAAGAAAGAAAAAAGGCAAATGAAATTGAATTTATGAATCTTATAGGAAATGTTAGGGGAAAAAACATAATACTTATAGATGATATGGTAGATACCGCTGGTACTCTAACAGAAGCTGCTAATTTAATCAAAAAACAAGGAGCTAAAAGTGTACGTGCTATTGCTACTCATCCAGTTTTATCAGGAAATTCATACGAAAAAATAAATAAATCTGTACTAAAAGAATTAGTTGTTACAGATACTATTCCTATAGATAAAATAAAATCTAATAATAAAATAAAAGTTTTATCTTGCGCTTCTCTTTTTGCTGAAGTAATGCAATCGGTACATAATGATGAATCTATTAGTAATAAATTTATAATATAA